Proteins found in one Microcella daejeonensis genomic segment:
- a CDS encoding ferrochelatase, with translation MTITNNKLDEHGKAVVVDLVDGTYAGEQFARAATDTAQQFAVPGHVEQPVAYDAVILAGFGGPEGQDDVIPFLRNVTRGRGIPDERLEEVAHHYRHFGGVSPINEQNRQLQKALQAEADRRGLGLPIYWGNRNWDPYLPEAVQQAYDDGHRTVLGLATSAYSSFSSCRQYREDFAKALDATGLWGEMRIDKVGQFFDSPGFVAPFVTGVVDALRDLIARGSDLATARVLFATHSIPTSDAERSGPRDVDWGEGGAYAAQHTAVSEVIMAKALAELRADETLGEIPDVEWQLVYQSRSGPPTQPWLEPDINDAIADHATAGATAIVMVPVGFVSDHMEVMWDLDTEAMETCEEHGVIGLRVPTPGVDPVYVSGLIDLVEERLTGTAKNDRVRETELGPWYDVCRPGCCENVRAGFKPAISGLQP, from the coding sequence ATGACGATCACGAACAACAAGCTCGACGAGCACGGCAAGGCCGTCGTCGTCGACCTGGTCGACGGCACGTACGCGGGCGAGCAGTTCGCCCGCGCGGCGACCGACACGGCGCAGCAGTTCGCCGTGCCGGGGCACGTCGAGCAGCCCGTCGCCTACGACGCGGTCATCCTCGCCGGCTTCGGCGGGCCCGAGGGGCAGGACGACGTCATCCCGTTCCTGCGCAACGTCACGCGCGGCCGCGGCATCCCCGACGAGCGCCTCGAGGAGGTCGCGCACCACTACCGCCACTTCGGCGGCGTGAGCCCGATCAACGAGCAGAACCGCCAGCTGCAGAAGGCGCTGCAGGCCGAGGCCGACCGCCGCGGGCTGGGTCTGCCCATCTACTGGGGCAACCGCAACTGGGACCCGTACCTGCCCGAGGCCGTGCAGCAGGCCTACGACGACGGCCACCGCACCGTGCTCGGCCTCGCCACGAGCGCCTACTCGAGCTTCTCGAGCTGCCGCCAGTACCGCGAGGACTTCGCCAAGGCGCTCGACGCGACCGGCCTCTGGGGCGAGATGCGCATCGACAAGGTCGGCCAGTTCTTCGACAGCCCCGGCTTCGTCGCGCCCTTCGTGACGGGCGTGGTGGATGCCCTGCGCGACCTCATCGCCCGCGGCAGCGACCTCGCCACCGCCCGGGTGCTCTTCGCCACGCACTCGATCCCGACCTCCGACGCCGAGCGCAGCGGTCCGCGGGATGTCGACTGGGGTGAGGGCGGCGCCTACGCCGCGCAGCACACCGCCGTCTCCGAGGTCATCATGGCCAAGGCGCTCGCCGAGCTCCGCGCCGACGAGACCCTCGGCGAGATCCCGGATGTCGAGTGGCAGCTCGTCTACCAGAGCCGCTCCGGCCCCCCCACGCAGCCGTGGCTCGAGCCCGACATCAACGACGCCATCGCTGACCACGCGACGGCCGGCGCGACGGCGATCGTCATGGTGCCGGTCGGCTTCGTGAGCGACCACATGGAGGTCATGTGGGATCTCGACACCGAGGCGATGGAGACGTGCGAGGAGCACGGTGTGATCGGCCTGCGCGTGCCGACCCCCGGCGTCGACCCCGTCTACGTCAGCGGGCTCATCGACCTCGTCGAGGAGCGCCTGACGGGCACGGCGAAGAACGACCGCGTGCGCGAGACCGAGCTCGGCCCCTGGTACGACGTGTGCCGCCCCGGCTGCTGCGAGAACGTGCGCGCGGGCTTCAAGCCCGCCATCTCGGGCCTGCAGCCGTGA
- the hemQ gene encoding hydrogen peroxide-dependent heme synthase, with amino-acid sequence MSDKTEYTTYVVLRRDPRRPAMGGGIERAVKEVEASGVTIRGFYDVSGMRDDADLMIWMHGPDPQALQQAVRTLRRADLLAALLPSWIAMGVHVQAEFSRSHAPAFMLGKEPKGWLCVYPFVRSYEWYLLPEDERRGMLAEHGRQGSAFTGVLANTVAAFALNDYEWLLGLESDELMDLVDMMRDLRSTEARRHVREEVPFYTGRRIGVDEIEEVIR; translated from the coding sequence GTGAGCGACAAGACCGAGTACACCACCTACGTCGTGCTGCGCCGCGACCCGCGCCGGCCGGCGATGGGCGGCGGCATCGAGCGCGCCGTGAAGGAGGTCGAAGCCTCGGGCGTGACCATCCGCGGCTTCTACGACGTCAGCGGCATGCGCGACGACGCCGACCTGATGATCTGGATGCACGGCCCCGACCCGCAGGCGCTGCAGCAGGCCGTGCGCACCCTGCGCCGCGCCGACCTGCTCGCCGCCCTGCTGCCGAGCTGGATCGCCATGGGCGTGCACGTGCAGGCCGAGTTCAGCCGCAGCCACGCCCCCGCCTTCATGCTCGGCAAGGAGCCCAAGGGCTGGCTCTGCGTCTACCCCTTCGTGCGCTCGTACGAGTGGTACCTGCTGCCCGAGGACGAGCGCCGCGGCATGCTCGCCGAGCACGGCAGGCAGGGCAGCGCGTTCACCGGCGTGCTCGCCAACACGGTCGCGGCGTTCGCGCTCAACGACTACGAGTGGCTGCTCGGGCTCGAGAGCGACGAGCTCATGGATCTGGTCGACATGATGCGCGATCTGCGCTCCACCGAGGCGCGCCGGCACGTGCGCGAAGAGGTTCCGTTCTACACCGGTCGGCGCATCGGCGTCGACGAGATCGAGGAGGTCATCCGATGA
- the hemE gene encoding uroporphyrinogen decarboxylase, producing the protein MPLHPTHPLSDGRTADSALVRALRGDRPERTPVWFMRQAGRSLPEYRELRAGGDMLQACLTPEMASEITLQPVRRHGVDAGIFFSDIVVPVLLAGVDVRIVAGRGPVIDSPVRSASDVLRLRPLEPDALEPVREAVRLTVEQLGTTPLIGFAGAPFTLAAYLVEGGPSKDQMRARAMMHADPHAWAGLLNWCADVTGEFLRAQVESGASAAQLFDSWIGSVSRNDYVRRVAPHSKRALDHLRGFDVPRIHFGLGTAPILREIAGLGVDAVGIDWRTPLDEASAVFDHAMPLQGNIDPALLTAPWPALAAHAEGVLTAGLKAPAHVANLGHGVPPETDPDVLTRLVRLIHGEEPSPTAERGWS; encoded by the coding sequence GTGCCGCTGCACCCCACTCACCCCCTGTCCGACGGTCGCACCGCCGACTCCGCCCTCGTCCGGGCGCTCCGCGGCGACCGCCCCGAGCGCACCCCTGTCTGGTTCATGCGCCAGGCCGGGCGCTCGCTGCCCGAGTACCGCGAGCTGCGGGCCGGCGGCGACATGCTGCAGGCCTGCCTCACGCCCGAGATGGCGAGCGAGATCACCCTGCAGCCCGTGCGCCGGCACGGCGTCGACGCGGGCATCTTCTTCAGCGACATCGTCGTGCCGGTGCTGCTCGCCGGCGTCGACGTGCGCATCGTCGCCGGGCGCGGCCCCGTCATCGACTCGCCCGTCCGCTCGGCCTCCGACGTGCTGCGCCTGCGCCCGCTCGAGCCCGACGCGCTCGAGCCGGTGCGCGAGGCCGTGCGCCTCACCGTCGAGCAGCTCGGCACGACGCCGCTGATCGGCTTCGCCGGCGCGCCGTTCACCCTCGCCGCCTACCTCGTCGAGGGCGGGCCGTCGAAGGATCAGATGCGCGCCCGCGCCATGATGCACGCCGACCCGCACGCGTGGGCGGGGCTGCTCAACTGGTGCGCCGACGTCACGGGCGAGTTCCTGCGGGCCCAGGTCGAGTCGGGCGCGAGCGCCGCGCAGCTCTTCGACTCGTGGATCGGCTCCGTCTCGCGCAACGACTACGTGCGCCGCGTCGCCCCGCACTCCAAGCGCGCGCTCGACCACCTGCGCGGGTTCGACGTGCCGCGCATCCACTTCGGCCTCGGCACCGCGCCCATCCTGCGCGAGATCGCCGGTCTCGGCGTCGACGCGGTCGGCATCGACTGGCGCACCCCGCTCGACGAGGCCTCGGCCGTCTTCGACCATGCGATGCCGCTGCAGGGCAACATCGATCCGGCGCTGCTCACCGCTCCGTGGCCCGCGCTCGCCGCGCACGCCGAGGGCGTGCTGACGGCCGGTCTGAAGGCCCCCGCGCACGTGGCGAACCTCGGCCACGGCGTCCCTCCCGAGACCGACCCCGATGTGCTCACCCGCCTCGTGCGCCTCATCCACGGCGAGGAGCCCTCGCCGACCGCGGAGCGCGGCTGGTCATGA
- a CDS encoding protoporphyrinogen/coproporphyrinogen oxidase — translation MTETLVVGAGVAGLVLARELVLQGRTVRVLEATDRAGGQIARHEVAGIPLDSGAEAFATRGGTVRAYLERLGLADRIVAPLDAPAWLHARDGVTVPLPRVSLMGIPSAPLAEDVVRVVGRRAAWRGMLDALLPGPRGANAASLGALVRARMGDGILERLVAPVVEGIHSKHPDDLPVSAAPGLVHAMLQENSLARAVTRLRIDAPAGSLVAGLEGGMATLVDALLAELDRYGVPVEYGVRVAEVHPDHVVLAADPDADPATLRIGEDGEPIPDLRHGEIVVAAPGLVDPADGRPAVTTATHLVTLVVNAPELADSPRGTGVLVARGTAVRARALTHLSAKWAWVREAAAGREVLRLSYESAPEVDEALRDASALLGVLLTRAQLVDSAVTTWQRAARIAAPESIPLVGEQISGTGLAAVIDHAHRTAEELGARAREQESL, via the coding sequence ATGACCGAGACCCTCGTGGTGGGAGCGGGCGTCGCGGGCCTCGTGCTCGCGCGCGAGCTCGTGCTGCAGGGTCGCACCGTGCGGGTGCTCGAGGCCACCGACCGCGCAGGCGGGCAGATCGCGCGTCACGAGGTGGCGGGCATCCCGCTCGATTCGGGGGCCGAGGCCTTCGCCACCCGCGGCGGCACCGTGCGCGCCTACCTCGAGCGACTCGGGCTCGCCGACCGCATCGTCGCGCCGCTCGACGCCCCGGCCTGGCTGCACGCGCGCGACGGGGTCACCGTGCCGCTGCCGCGCGTGAGCCTCATGGGCATCCCCTCCGCGCCGCTCGCCGAGGACGTCGTGCGCGTCGTCGGCCGCCGTGCCGCCTGGCGCGGGATGCTCGACGCCCTCCTCCCCGGCCCCCGCGGCGCGAACGCCGCGAGCCTCGGCGCGCTCGTGCGGGCGCGCATGGGCGACGGCATCCTCGAGCGGCTCGTCGCCCCCGTCGTCGAGGGGATCCACTCGAAGCACCCCGACGACCTGCCGGTCTCGGCCGCCCCCGGCCTCGTGCACGCGATGCTGCAGGAGAACTCGCTCGCCCGCGCCGTCACGCGGCTGCGGATCGACGCCCCGGCCGGCTCGCTCGTCGCCGGCCTCGAGGGCGGCATGGCCACCCTCGTCGACGCGCTGCTCGCCGAGCTCGACCGCTACGGGGTGCCCGTCGAGTACGGGGTGCGGGTGGCCGAGGTGCACCCCGACCACGTCGTGCTCGCGGCCGATCCCGATGCCGATCCCGCGACCCTCCGCATCGGGGAGGACGGGGAGCCGATCCCCGATCTGCGCCACGGCGAGATCGTCGTCGCCGCGCCCGGCCTCGTCGACCCGGCCGACGGTCGCCCCGCGGTCACGACGGCGACGCACCTCGTCACCCTGGTCGTGAACGCCCCCGAGCTCGCCGACTCGCCCCGCGGCACCGGCGTGCTCGTCGCCCGCGGCACCGCCGTGCGCGCCCGCGCGCTCACCCACCTCAGCGCCAAGTGGGCGTGGGTGCGCGAGGCCGCGGCGGGCCGCGAGGTGCTGCGGCTCAGCTACGAGTCCGCGCCCGAGGTCGACGAGGCGCTGCGCGACGCCTCCGCTCTGCTGGGCGTGCTGCTCACCCGGGCGCAGCTCGTCGACAGCGCCGTCACGACGTGGCAGCGCGCCGCACGCATCGCGGCGCCCGAGAGCATCCCCCTCGTCGGTGAGCAGATCAGCGGCACCGGTCTCGCCGCCGTCATCGACCACGCCCACCGCACCGCCGAAGAGCTGGGCGCCCGAGCCCGAGAGCAGGAGTCACTGTGA
- a CDS encoding glutamyl-tRNA reductase: MLLCVTANHRNTPFEILERLAVDADALSAAVRAGSPAVRGAVTVATCNRLEVYLDADNVPADAHRFARDAVANALRGLGDEQGVDVAGSADVLDASEVVHHLFAVSAGLESVAVGEEEIAGQVRRAAQAARESGASTGRLDRVFQEAIRTARAARAQGDASRTGRSLARLALDLVGSRLADWGTARVTLIGTGRYAATTVAALRDRGVQTIVVYSPTGRAQVFGTRHGLEWTNDVREAMTGSDVVITCTTRLSVESGDVPVDAPPRFVVDLGLPRNVDPAVGEIDGVTLIDLETVRLHAPLVHWSAEEDARSVVDEAAHSFVTAASVEPSIVALRRHVLDLVDEEIARAKRRGDDDGRIEEALRHLTSVFLHTPSTLARRHAAAGRGLEVATAVETLFGIDAPALPSVTRSLRRGPDGVIAGPADDAASA, from the coding sequence GTGCTCCTGTGCGTGACGGCGAATCATCGCAACACCCCGTTCGAGATCCTCGAACGGCTCGCCGTCGACGCCGACGCCCTCTCCGCCGCCGTCCGGGCGGGCTCTCCCGCCGTGCGCGGCGCCGTGACGGTCGCCACCTGCAACCGGCTCGAGGTCTACCTCGACGCCGACAACGTGCCCGCCGACGCCCACCGCTTCGCCCGCGACGCCGTTGCGAACGCCCTGCGCGGCCTCGGCGACGAGCAGGGCGTCGACGTGGCCGGGAGCGCCGACGTGCTCGACGCCTCCGAGGTCGTGCACCACCTGTTCGCCGTCTCGGCCGGCCTGGAGTCGGTCGCCGTCGGGGAGGAGGAGATCGCCGGGCAGGTGCGCCGGGCCGCGCAGGCGGCGCGCGAGAGCGGAGCATCCACCGGGCGTCTGGATCGCGTCTTCCAGGAGGCGATCCGCACCGCCCGCGCCGCACGCGCCCAGGGCGATGCGAGCCGCACCGGCCGCAGCCTCGCCCGACTCGCCCTCGATCTCGTGGGCAGCCGACTGGCCGACTGGGGCACCGCGCGCGTGACCCTCATCGGCACCGGCCGCTACGCCGCCACCACCGTCGCCGCCCTGCGCGATCGCGGCGTGCAGACCATCGTCGTCTACTCCCCCACCGGCCGCGCGCAGGTGTTCGGCACCCGGCACGGCCTGGAGTGGACGAACGACGTGCGCGAGGCGATGACCGGTTCCGACGTGGTCATCACGTGCACCACCCGCCTGAGCGTCGAATCCGGCGATGTGCCGGTGGATGCTCCGCCGCGCTTCGTCGTCGACCTCGGCCTGCCCCGCAACGTCGACCCCGCCGTCGGCGAGATCGACGGCGTCACGCTCATCGACCTCGAGACCGTGCGACTGCACGCTCCGCTCGTGCACTGGTCGGCGGAGGAGGACGCCCGCAGCGTCGTCGACGAGGCCGCGCACTCTTTCGTCACCGCCGCCTCGGTGGAGCCCTCGATCGTGGCCCTGCGCCGCCACGTTCTCGACCTCGTCGACGAGGAGATCGCGCGGGCGAAGCGCCGTGGCGACGACGACGGCCGCATCGAGGAGGCGCTGCGCCATCTGACGAGCGTGTTCCTGCACACCCCGTCGACGCTCGCCCGCCGCCACGCGGCGGCCGGCCGCGGGCTCGAGGTGGCCACCGCCGTCGAGACCCTGTTCGGCATCGACGCGCCGGCGCTGCCCTCGGTGACGCGATCGCTGCGTCGCGGGCCGGACGGCGTGATCGCCGGGCCCGCCGACGACGCGGCCTCCGCCTAG
- the hemC gene encoding hydroxymethylbilane synthase, with amino-acid sequence MIRLGTRGSALALAQSQRVADSIAARTGEEVELVTITTQGDVSTAPLASMGGAGVFVVAVREALLAGECDVVVHSLKDLPTAPHPDLVIGAVPKRADARDAGVVAGGVALKDLPAGSRVGTGSPRRQAQLRRRFPELEVVEMRGNVDTRLARVLGDREGVEHDLDAVILAAAGLERIGREGVVTEHLGIDGWPTAPGQGALAVETRADVSGALKRALIGLDHASTRTAVEAERAVLRKLEAGCSAPLGAHAFIDDGMMFLAARVYSPEGEQVSSAHAQYVDDSRTPAEDLANRVVDELLQNGAADLMPKEGAR; translated from the coding sequence GTGATCCGGCTCGGCACGCGCGGCAGTGCGCTCGCTCTCGCGCAGTCGCAGCGCGTCGCCGACTCGATCGCGGCCCGCACGGGCGAGGAGGTCGAGCTCGTCACCATCACCACGCAGGGCGACGTCTCCACCGCCCCGCTCGCGAGCATGGGCGGCGCGGGCGTCTTCGTCGTCGCCGTGCGCGAGGCCCTTCTCGCGGGGGAGTGCGACGTCGTCGTGCACTCGCTCAAGGACCTGCCGACCGCGCCGCACCCCGACCTCGTGATCGGGGCGGTGCCGAAGCGCGCCGACGCCCGCGACGCGGGCGTAGTCGCGGGCGGGGTCGCTCTGAAGGACCTCCCGGCGGGCTCGCGCGTCGGCACGGGCTCGCCGCGGCGCCAGGCGCAGCTGCGCCGCCGGTTCCCCGAGCTCGAGGTCGTCGAGATGCGCGGCAACGTCGACACCCGGCTCGCTCGCGTGCTCGGCGACAGGGAGGGCGTGGAGCACGACCTCGACGCCGTCATCCTCGCCGCCGCCGGGCTCGAGCGCATCGGGCGCGAGGGCGTCGTCACCGAGCATCTCGGCATCGACGGCTGGCCCACCGCGCCCGGGCAGGGAGCGCTCGCGGTCGAGACGCGCGCCGACGTCTCCGGCGCGCTCAAGCGGGCCCTCATCGGCCTCGACCACGCCTCCACCCGCACCGCCGTCGAGGCCGAGCGCGCCGTGCTGCGCAAGCTCGAGGCCGGCTGCTCGGCGCCGCTCGGCGCCCACGCCTTCATCGATGACGGCATGATGTTCCTCGCCGCGCGGGTCTACTCGCCCGAGGGCGAGCAGGTCTCGAGCGCGCACGCGCAGTACGTCGACGACTCCCGCACCCCCGCCGAGGATCTCGCGAACCGCGTCGTCGACGAGCTGCTGCAGAACGGCGCCGCCGACCTCATGCCGAAGGAGGGCGCACGATGA
- a CDS encoding serine hydrolase: MTTTPMKRDRGARAAAPIVARHRSPERSPSFKPSFRALGALAYEGAKVSVAAVDLQSGQSVFAVDERIVLPTASVGKILLLIEVSARLTERSLSDFVIVDRQLSDAVADSGLWQHMQAPSLPVADLAALVGATSDNLATNALLRHIGLAAVRRRTESLGLVRTALLDVVRDSRGPDDAPQLSVGSTAELAWLFYALTHGHVIDPATSQRVLGWLSLNADLSMVASAFGRDPLTHRGVDHNTWMVNKTGSDTGVRSEAGVLRGPRGGLAYAVSVHFDDRDLATRLRVMDALRTFGVDLLEQVH; the protein is encoded by the coding sequence GTGACCACCACGCCGATGAAGCGCGATCGGGGCGCGCGAGCCGCCGCCCCGATCGTCGCGCGCCATCGGTCGCCCGAGCGGTCGCCGTCGTTCAAGCCCTCCTTCCGCGCGCTGGGCGCGCTCGCCTACGAGGGCGCGAAGGTGTCGGTCGCCGCCGTCGACCTGCAGTCGGGCCAGAGCGTCTTCGCCGTCGACGAGCGCATCGTGCTGCCGACGGCCTCGGTGGGCAAGATCCTGCTGCTGATCGAGGTGAGCGCGCGCCTCACCGAGCGCAGCCTGAGCGACTTCGTGATCGTCGATCGTCAGCTCTCCGACGCGGTCGCCGACTCGGGGCTCTGGCAGCACATGCAGGCCCCGTCCCTCCCCGTCGCCGATCTCGCCGCGCTCGTCGGGGCCACGAGCGACAACCTCGCGACCAACGCACTGCTGCGGCACATCGGTCTCGCGGCCGTGCGCCGGCGCACCGAGTCGCTCGGGCTGGTGCGCACGGCCCTGCTCGACGTGGTGCGCGACTCCCGCGGGCCCGACGACGCCCCGCAGCTCTCGGTCGGGTCGACGGCCGAGCTCGCGTGGCTCTTCTACGCGCTCACCCACGGCCACGTCATCGACCCGGCGACGAGCCAGCGGGTGCTCGGCTGGCTCTCGCTCAACGCCGATCTCTCGATGGTGGCGAGCGCGTTCGGCCGCGACCCGCTCACCCACCGCGGCGTCGACCACAACACCTGGATGGTCAACAAGACCGGCAGCGACACGGGCGTGCGCAGCGAGGCCGGGGTTCTGCGCGGACCGCGGGGCGGGCTCGCCTACGCGGTCTCGGTGCATTTCGACGACCGAGACCTCGCGACTCGGCTTCGGGTGATGGATGCCCTCCGCACGTTCGGCGTCGACCTGCTGGAGCAGGTGCACTAG
- a CDS encoding pilus assembly protein CpaE yields the protein MISTSLARQLRDAGLRWKPLSGDRFQIDRPELDADVFTISDLMIEPHEYSTGTVLGFNGTTEWALDSVDVADALWLPREDQLRDLLRSAFVRLERHDELYRVVLAAESEGEERVYESVSAPEAYGLALLAVLERVSA from the coding sequence ATGATCTCCACCTCGCTCGCCCGACAGCTGCGCGACGCCGGGCTGCGATGGAAGCCGCTCTCGGGCGACCGATTCCAGATCGACCGGCCCGAACTCGACGCCGACGTCTTCACCATCAGCGATCTCATGATCGAGCCGCACGAGTACTCCACCGGCACCGTGCTGGGGTTCAACGGCACGACCGAGTGGGCGCTCGACTCGGTCGACGTCGCCGATGCCCTCTGGCTGCCCCGCGAGGATCAGCTGCGCGACCTGCTCCGCTCCGCCTTCGTGCGACTCGAACGGCACGACGAGCTCTACCGTGTGGTTCTCGCGGCGGAGAGCGAGGGCGAGGAGCGGGTGTACGAGAGCGTCTCCGCACCCGAGGCCTACGGGCTTGCGCTGCTCGCCGTGCTCGAGCGGGTCAGCGCCTAG
- a CDS encoding glutamate-1-semialdehyde 2,1-aminomutase — translation MTRFISGRTPTTNAEAFERALVVTPGGVNSPVRAFRSVGGTPVFLASGHGPYVVDVEGTEYVDLVGQWGPALLGHAHPDVIAAAHEAVARGLGFGASSTGEVELAELVLDRLTLGEGASERRGIEKLRLVSTGTEATMTAIRLARGATGRPLLVKFAGHYHGHSDSLLSEAGSGIATLGIPGSAGITPETAAQTIVIPYNDEDALAEVFALHGDRIAAIITEAAAANMGVVPPKPGFNRLLGETARAHGALLIVDEVMTGFRSTAAGWWGLEEAAGSGYDADLTTFGKIIGGGLPLAGLGGRAEILDLLAPLGPVYQAGTLSGNPVAVATGAAMLRGAGPEVYDRLPRTARTIADGLSAALSAEGVAHTVAWAGSQFSIFFRPDAPQNYAEAQDQHTWRFGAYFHAMLEHGVSLPPSVYEAWFVSAAHDDAAIERVLAAAGPAAKAAAAATPAL, via the coding sequence ATGACCCGCTTCATCTCCGGCCGCACGCCGACGACCAACGCCGAGGCCTTCGAGCGCGCGCTCGTCGTGACGCCCGGCGGGGTCAACTCGCCCGTGCGCGCCTTCCGCTCGGTCGGCGGCACCCCCGTCTTCCTCGCGAGCGGCCACGGCCCCTACGTCGTCGACGTCGAGGGCACCGAGTACGTCGACCTGGTGGGCCAGTGGGGTCCGGCGCTGCTCGGGCACGCGCATCCCGACGTCATCGCCGCCGCCCACGAGGCCGTCGCCCGCGGTCTCGGCTTCGGCGCCTCCTCGACCGGCGAGGTCGAGCTCGCCGAGCTCGTGCTCGACCGGCTGACCCTCGGGGAGGGCGCCTCGGAGCGCCGCGGCATCGAGAAGCTGCGCCTCGTCTCGACCGGTACCGAGGCGACCATGACGGCGATCCGTCTCGCGCGCGGCGCCACCGGCCGGCCGCTGCTGGTCAAGTTCGCCGGGCACTACCACGGCCACTCCGACTCGCTGCTGTCGGAGGCGGGCTCGGGCATCGCCACCCTCGGCATCCCCGGTTCGGCGGGCATCACCCCCGAGACGGCCGCCCAGACGATCGTCATCCCCTACAACGACGAGGATGCCCTCGCGGAGGTCTTCGCCCTGCACGGCGACCGCATCGCGGCGATCATCACCGAGGCCGCCGCCGCCAACATGGGCGTCGTGCCCCCGAAGCCGGGCTTCAACCGCCTGCTCGGCGAGACCGCGCGGGCGCACGGCGCTCTGCTCATCGTCGACGAGGTCATGACGGGCTTCCGCTCGACGGCCGCCGGCTGGTGGGGCCTCGAGGAGGCCGCGGGCTCCGGCTACGACGCCGACCTCACGACCTTCGGCAAGATCATCGGTGGCGGCCTGCCCCTCGCGGGCCTCGGCGGTCGCGCCGAGATCCTCGACCTGCTGGCCCCGCTCGGCCCGGTCTACCAGGCGGGAACCCTCAGCGGGAACCCCGTCGCCGTCGCCACCGGTGCGGCGATGCTGCGCGGTGCCGGGCCCGAGGTCTACGACCGCCTGCCGCGCACGGCGCGCACGATCGCCGACGGCCTCTCGGCCGCGCTCAGCGCCGAGGGCGTCGCGCACACGGTCGCGTGGGCGGGCTCGCAGTTCTCGATCTTCTTCCGGCCGGATGCTCCGCAGAACTACGCGGAGGCTCAGGATCAGCACACCTGGCGCTTCGGGGCGTACTTCCACGCGATGCTCGAGCACGGGGTCTCGCTGCCCCCGAGCGTCTACGAGGCCTGGTTCGTCTCGGCCGCGCACGACGACGCCGCGATCGAGCGCGTGCTCGCCGCGGCGGGGCCCGCGGCGAAGGCCGCGGCGGCGGCGACGCCCGCGCTCTAG
- the hemB gene encoding porphobilinogen synthase: protein MSDLGPSIRPRRLRTTPAMRRLVSETDLRPRHLVLPVFVREGLDAAQPIASMPGVDQHSLDSLRALSVRAAEAGLGGLMLFGVPRARDAVGSGATDPDGILNVATRAIAAEVGDALVVQTDLCLDEFTDHGHCGVLDAQGRVDNDATLERYADMAVAQAEAGSQLLGLSGMMDGQTAVARAALDAAGFPDVALLAYSAKYASAFYGPFRDAVESALVGDRRTYQLDPGNGREGVREAMLDLDEGADVVMVKPALGYLDVLRQVADISPVPVWAYMVSGEYAMIAAAAKNGWIDGDRAQLEALTSIRRAGADAVLSYAALDLVEKGLVT, encoded by the coding sequence ATGAGCGATCTCGGGCCCAGCATCCGCCCCCGCCGTCTGCGCACGACGCCGGCCATGCGCCGCCTCGTGAGCGAGACCGATCTGCGCCCGCGCCACCTCGTGCTGCCGGTCTTCGTGCGCGAGGGGCTCGATGCCGCGCAGCCCATCGCCTCGATGCCCGGCGTCGACCAGCACTCGCTCGACAGCCTGCGCGCGCTCAGCGTGCGCGCGGCCGAGGCGGGGCTCGGCGGCCTCATGCTCTTCGGCGTTCCGCGCGCGCGCGACGCGGTCGGCTCGGGCGCGACCGACCCCGACGGCATCCTCAACGTCGCCACCCGCGCGATCGCCGCCGAGGTCGGCGACGCCCTCGTGGTGCAGACCGACCTCTGCCTCGACGAGTTCACCGACCACGGCCACTGCGGCGTGCTGGATGCTCAGGGCCGGGTCGACAACGACGCCACCCTCGAGCGCTACGCCGACATGGCCGTCGCGCAGGCCGAGGCGGGCAGCCAGCTGCTCGGCCTCAGCGGCATGATGGACGGCCAGACCGCGGTCGCCCGCGCCGCCCTCGATGCGGCCGGCTTTCCCGACGTCGCCCTGCTCGCCTACTCGGCCAAGTACGCATCCGCCTTCTACGGGCCGTTCCGCGATGCCGTCGAATCGGCGCTCGTCGGCGACCGCCGCACCTACCAGCTCGACCCCGGCAACGGGCGCGAGGGCGTGCGCGAGGCGATGCTCGACCTCGATGAAGGCGCCGACGTCGTCATGGTCAAGCCTGCGCTCGGCTACCTCGACGTGCTGCGGCAGGTCGCCGACATCTCGCCCGTGCCGGTGTGGGCCTACATGGTCTCGGGCGAGTACGCGATGATCGCCGCCGCCGCCAAGAACGGCTGGATCGACGGCGACCGCGCCCAGCTCGAAGCCCTCACCTCCATCCGCCGCGCGGGCGCCGACGCCGTGCTCAGCTACGCCGCCCTCGACCTGGTCGAGAAGGGACTCGTCACATGA